One Vicinamibacteria bacterium genomic window, TACACGGAGTACCGGGCGCTTGCCGGAAGTCATTCGCTTTCCGGGGCTACGCTGTTCATCGATCACGTTCAGCGCGATCCGTACGCGAGCCCGTCCAAGCTCCGGCTCCGT contains:
- a CDS encoding ABC-ATPase domain-containing protein — its product is MSDPLRRILVRIDGRGYTEYRALAGSHSLSGATLFIDHVQRDPYASPSKLRLR